The DNA region GCCCTCATCGAATCCGCCATGTCCGCGCTGCTCCGCCGGACCGATGCGGCCTCCCGAGCGAAAGCCAGCGAGCTCGCTCCCGAGCTCGCCACGCGCATCGACGAAGTGCGCTCGCTCTTCGTCAAGGATGCGCTCTCGCGCGTGCTTTCGTAACGAACTGATTGCGACACACCTTCGCCGCGGCACGGATGTGATTGCTGGTGCCCAGGCACTGCTCTACCGTGGAAGATAACCGTTCCAGGGAGGATTTCAGATGAATGCGGATGAGCTCACAGGCGACCCGCGGTTCGTACCCGAACTCCTCTTCACCGACGGCCTTCCGGCCATGGATGACGAGGTCGGCTACCGTGGTGCGGTCGCTGCTCGTGCCGCCGGCATCACCTATCGTCAGTTGGACTACTGGGCTCGCACCGAGCTGGTGGAGCCCACCGTCCGAGGCGCGAGCGGCTCGGGTTCGCAGCGTCTCTACGGCTTCCGCGACATCCTCGTCCTCAAGCTCGTGAAGAGCCTTCTCGACACCGGCATCTCGCTGCAGCAGATCCGCACCGCCGTCGAGGAACTCCGTCGCGCCGGCATCCGCGATCTCGCAGGCACCACGCTCATGAGCGACGGCGCCTCGGTCTACCTCTGCACGTCGAACGACGAGGTCATCGACCTCGTCAGCCGCGGTCA from Microbacterium sp. SY138 includes:
- a CDS encoding MerR family transcriptional regulator, encoding MNADELTGDPRFVPELLFTDGLPAMDDEVGYRGAVAARAAGITYRQLDYWARTELVEPTVRGASGSGSQRLYGFRDILVLKLVKSLLDTGISLQQIRTAVEELRRAGIRDLAGTTLMSDGASVYLCTSNDEVIDLVSRGQGVFGIAVGKVLREVESTLVAFDATAPDPVDELSARRTKRSA